A single region of the Oncorhynchus kisutch isolate 150728-3 linkage group LG30, Okis_V2, whole genome shotgun sequence genome encodes:
- the LOC109874606 gene encoding spindlin-W, translating to MSKKRGRKRSSGELSESSGLSLSSTLDPNNLLGLRIEHNWREKGNLTKWKGTVLERLTVNTSLYMVKYDGFDCVYGIELFKDERVSNLQVLTEKVVNNKIKVPHDAPELVGKAVEHLFEKEDGEKNEWRGMVLSRAPIMTNWYYITYEKDPVLYMYQLWDDYKDGDLRILPEAENKHLLPADRKPGEETESLVGKQVEYVTDKGVKRTGLVIYQVPAKPSVYYIKYDDDFHIHVYDLVKTT from the exons ATGTCCAAGAAAAGGGGCAG AAAGCGTAGCAGCGGCGAGCTGAGTGAGAGTTCGGGTTTGTCTCTGTCGTCGACCCTAGACCCTAACAACCTGCTGGGCCTGCGGATTGAGCACAATTGGAGGGAGAAGGGCAACCTCACCAAGTGGAAAGGCACAGTGCTGGAGCGCCTCACCGTCAACACCTCCCTGTACATGGTCAAATACGACGGCTTCGACTGCGTCTATGGCATCGAGCTGTTCAAAGACGAGCGGGTGTCCAACCTGCAGGTTTTAACAGAGAAAGTCG TAAACAACAAGATCAAGGTGCCCCACGATGCGCCAGAGTTGGTGGGCAAGGCTGTGGAGCACCTATTTGAGAAGGAGGACGGTGAGAAGAATGAGTGGAGGGGCATGGTGCTATCTCGCGCCCCCATCATGACCAACTGGTACTACATCACCTATGAGAAGGACCCTGTGCTCTACATGTACCAGCTCTGGGACGACTATAAGGACGGAGACCTCCGCATCCTCCCTGAAGCTG AGAACAAACACCTGCTGCCTGCGGACAGGAAGCCAGGCGAGGAGACAGAGAGCCTTGTGGGTAAGCAGGTGGAGTACGTCACTGATAAGGGCGTGAAGAGGACTGGGCTGGTTATCTACCAGGTTCCCGCCAAACCCTCCGTCTACTACATCAAATACGACGACGACTTCCACATCCACGTTTATGACCTGGTCAAAACCACCTAG